Proteins encoded in a region of the Methylobacterium radiotolerans JCM 2831 genome:
- the ruvC gene encoding crossover junction endodeoxyribonuclease RuvC translates to MTSPVRILGIDPGLRRTGWGLITAQGTKLTYGDCGVVTSDGELPLALRLRELFEGIGRIVEAVRPDEVAVEETFVNKDAQATLKLGHARAMALLVPALAGLPVFEYAPNLIKKTVAGSGHAEKVQIQAMVRFLLPKAEFRVADAADALAIAITHASHRDAHALRQAHLPGGKRRSLTGQAAAGQGLAGKGFSAAAAARIEAALAKQG, encoded by the coding sequence ATGACCAGCCCCGTCCGCATTCTCGGCATCGATCCCGGACTCCGCCGCACCGGCTGGGGCCTGATCACCGCGCAGGGTACGAAGCTCACCTACGGCGATTGCGGGGTCGTGACCTCGGACGGGGAGCTTCCGCTGGCCCTGCGCCTGCGGGAGCTGTTCGAGGGGATCGGCCGCATCGTCGAGGCCGTGCGGCCCGACGAGGTCGCCGTGGAGGAGACCTTCGTCAACAAGGACGCCCAGGCGACGCTCAAGCTGGGCCACGCGCGGGCGATGGCGCTGCTCGTGCCGGCCCTCGCCGGCCTGCCGGTGTTCGAGTACGCCCCCAACCTGATCAAGAAGACCGTGGCGGGCTCCGGCCACGCCGAGAAGGTGCAGATCCAGGCGATGGTCCGCTTCCTTCTGCCGAAGGCGGAGTTCCGCGTCGCGGACGCCGCCGACGCGCTGGCCATCGCGATCACCCATGCCAGTCACCGGGACGCCCACGCGCTGCGGCAGGCGCATCTGCCGGGGGGCAAGCGCCGCTCGCTCACCGGTCAGGCGGCCGCGGGACAGGGGCTCGCAGGGAAGGGATTCTCCGCCGCCGCCGCCGCGCGCATCGAGGCCGCGCTGGCGAAACAAGGCTGA
- a CDS encoding DEAD/DEAH box helicase, with translation MTRPAPSLRSHQRTLMALVAAMASGEAAHVRKILAAVTPGGGKSLLPVIAAHRLIAAGLVERVVWVVPRDSLRLQAEEAFADPLWRAAFGHALSVRAADNERDPARGLAGYVTTYQAVAAAPALHLAEARAHRTLLVVDEVHHLPVPGRPGADDASAEDAEAGAWSRAMLPVIEAAAVRLYLSGTLERADGRRILGLPYRPAGPGRGPELDLDAPGLAVIGYSRAQALAERAVLPVTFGAIDGEASWLEGGRIAGDSPRVGPHRLGAGSVRITTRPALFTALRTGFARDLLSEAFFATKRLRARRRAERELPPGEPARGLGKLLVVAPDQASARAYLGTLRDWMPAGQGERDVRLATSGQGDAHAALAAFRLTPEPAVLVTVAMAYEGLDAPEVAVVAALTHIRSRPWLEQMLARATRVDPHAGPYDGQQALIFHPDDPLFARFRLELETEQGSSVRPPRERPASAVVPERTRWRDDEPGGITPLESNAIGMRYALLRPRLPEPVPAAPAPEPPSVTERTLRQRLAAAVAAQAVEDETSLRVPRGGNLAHRYNAVLKRVLGKGRATMTLPELEAALSWLERNRLSDHLDRLDGDARYAWSARQRRGRWQPERAAGR, from the coding sequence TTGACCCGTCCCGCCCCGTCCCTGCGGTCGCACCAGCGCACGCTGATGGCCCTGGTCGCGGCCATGGCGAGCGGGGAGGCGGCCCATGTCCGGAAGATCCTGGCCGCGGTCACCCCCGGCGGCGGCAAGTCGCTGCTGCCGGTCATCGCCGCGCACCGGCTGATCGCGGCGGGGCTCGTCGAGCGCGTGGTCTGGGTGGTGCCGCGGGATTCGCTGCGGTTGCAGGCCGAGGAGGCCTTCGCCGATCCGCTCTGGCGCGCGGCCTTCGGGCACGCCCTCAGCGTGCGGGCGGCCGACAACGAGCGCGACCCGGCGCGGGGTCTGGCCGGCTACGTCACCACCTATCAGGCGGTCGCGGCCGCCCCGGCGCTCCACCTCGCGGAGGCGCGGGCGCACCGCACCCTGCTGGTGGTCGACGAGGTCCATCACCTGCCGGTCCCCGGCCGCCCGGGCGCCGACGACGCCTCCGCGGAGGATGCCGAGGCCGGGGCGTGGTCCCGCGCGATGCTGCCCGTCATCGAGGCGGCGGCCGTGCGCCTGTACCTGTCCGGGACGCTGGAGCGGGCGGACGGGCGGCGGATCCTCGGGCTGCCCTACCGACCCGCCGGGCCCGGCCGCGGTCCGGAGCTCGACCTCGACGCTCCCGGCCTCGCGGTGATCGGCTACTCGCGGGCGCAGGCGCTGGCCGAGCGGGCGGTGCTGCCGGTGACGTTCGGGGCCATCGACGGCGAGGCGAGCTGGCTGGAGGGCGGCCGGATCGCGGGCGACAGCCCGCGCGTCGGACCGCACCGGCTCGGCGCGGGCTCGGTCCGGATCACCACCCGGCCGGCGCTGTTCACCGCCCTGCGGACCGGGTTCGCCCGCGACCTCCTGAGCGAGGCGTTCTTCGCCACGAAGCGCCTGCGCGCCCGGCGCCGGGCCGAGCGCGAGCTCCCGCCCGGCGAGCCGGCCCGGGGGCTCGGCAAGCTCCTCGTGGTGGCGCCCGATCAGGCGAGCGCGCGGGCCTATCTCGGGACCCTGCGGGACTGGATGCCGGCCGGGCAGGGCGAGCGCGATGTCCGCCTCGCGACCTCCGGCCAGGGCGACGCCCACGCGGCGCTGGCCGCGTTCCGGCTCACGCCGGAACCGGCCGTGCTGGTGACGGTGGCGATGGCCTACGAGGGCCTCGACGCCCCGGAGGTCGCGGTGGTCGCGGCCCTGACCCATATCCGCTCCCGGCCCTGGCTCGAGCAGATGCTCGCCCGGGCCACCCGGGTCGATCCCCATGCCGGGCCCTACGACGGGCAGCAGGCGCTGATCTTCCACCCGGACGACCCGCTCTTCGCGCGGTTCCGCCTCGAGCTCGAGACCGAGCAGGGCAGCAGCGTCCGGCCGCCCCGCGAGCGGCCGGCGAGCGCCGTCGTGCCCGAGCGGACCCGCTGGCGCGACGACGAGCCGGGCGGGATCACGCCCCTGGAGAGCAACGCGATCGGGATGCGCTACGCCCTGCTGCGCCCGCGCCTCCCCGAACCGGTCCCCGCGGCGCCCGCGCCCGAACCGCCCTCCGTCACCGAGCGGACCCTGCGCCAGCGGCTCGCCGCCGCGGTGGCCGCCCAGGCGGTGGAGGACGAGACCTCTCTGCGCGTCCCCCGCGGCGGCAATCTCGCCCACCGCTACAACGCCGTTCTCAAGCGCGTGCTCGGCAAGGGCCGCGCGACCATGACCCTCCCGGAGCTGGAGGCGGCCCTGTCCTGGCTCGAGCGCAACCGCCTCTCCGACCATCTCGACCGCCTCGACGGCGACGCCCGCTACGCGTGGTCCGCTCGCCAGCGCCGCGGGCGCTGGCAGCCGGAGCGCGCCGCCGGCCGCTGA
- a CDS encoding YnfA family protein — translation MSLLAYAAAALAEIAGCFAFWAWMRLGRSAWWTLPGLASLAAFAALLTLVDSPAAGRTFAAYGGVYVAASVLWLWLAEGQRPDRWDLAGSAVCLAGTALILLGRRG, via the coding sequence ATGAGCCTCCTCGCCTACGCGGCCGCCGCCCTCGCCGAGATCGCCGGCTGCTTCGCGTTCTGGGCCTGGATGCGGCTCGGACGGTCGGCCTGGTGGACGCTTCCGGGTCTCGCCTCGCTGGCGGCCTTCGCGGCCCTGCTGACCCTCGTGGACAGCCCGGCGGCGGGGCGCACCTTCGCGGCCTACGGCGGCGTCTACGTGGCGGCCTCGGTCCTGTGGCTGTGGCTCGCGGAGGGCCAGCGGCCCGACCGCTGGGACCTCGCGGGCAGCGCGGTCTGCCTCGCCGGAACGGCGCTGATCCTCCTCGGCCGCCGGGGGTGA
- the lpdA gene encoding dihydrolipoyl dehydrogenase yields the protein MSYDLVVIGTGPGGYVCAIRAAQLGLRTAVVEKRATHGGTCLNVGCIPSKALLHASEAFEEANTHFADLGIDVGTPKLDLKKMMAFKAEGVAGNTKGVEFLLKKNKVDTFHGTGRIAGAGRVEVIAEDGGNRMLETKSIVIATGSDVARLPGVTIDEKVVVSSTGALELDRVPKKLLVIGAGVIGLELGSVWRRLGSEVTVVEYLDRVLPGMDGEVGKQFQRILTKQGIAFKLSTKVTGVEVGKKGGATVTVEPAAGGAAETLQADVVLVCIGRTPYTEGLGLDTVGVQRDDKGRVLTDSHYATNVTGIYAIGDVIAGPMLAHKAEDEGVAIAEMLAGQSGHVNYGVIPNVVYTFPEVASVGKTEEELKKDGIAYNAGKFPFTANGRAKANGTTDGFVKVLADAQTDRVLGVHIVGADAGNLIAEVAVAMEFGASSEDIARTCHAHPTLTEAVKEAALAVNKRAIHV from the coding sequence ATGTCCTACGATCTCGTCGTCATCGGTACCGGTCCCGGCGGCTACGTCTGCGCGATCCGCGCGGCGCAGCTCGGCCTGCGGACCGCGGTGGTCGAGAAGCGCGCGACGCACGGCGGCACCTGCCTCAACGTCGGCTGCATCCCGTCCAAGGCCCTGCTGCACGCGTCCGAGGCCTTCGAGGAGGCCAACACGCACTTCGCCGATCTCGGCATCGACGTCGGCACGCCGAAGCTCGACCTGAAGAAGATGATGGCGTTCAAGGCCGAGGGCGTCGCCGGCAACACCAAGGGCGTCGAGTTCCTGCTCAAGAAGAACAAGGTCGACACCTTCCACGGCACCGGCCGGATCGCGGGCGCCGGCCGCGTCGAGGTCATCGCCGAGGACGGCGGCAACCGGATGCTCGAGACCAAGAGCATCGTCATCGCCACCGGCTCGGACGTGGCGCGCCTGCCCGGCGTCACCATCGACGAGAAGGTCGTGGTCTCCTCCACCGGCGCCCTCGAGCTCGACCGGGTGCCCAAGAAGCTCCTCGTCATCGGCGCCGGCGTGATCGGGCTGGAGCTGGGCTCCGTCTGGCGCCGGCTCGGCTCCGAGGTGACCGTGGTCGAGTACCTCGACCGGGTCCTGCCCGGCATGGACGGCGAGGTCGGCAAGCAGTTCCAGCGGATCCTGACCAAGCAGGGCATCGCCTTCAAGCTGTCCACCAAGGTGACCGGCGTCGAGGTCGGCAAGAAGGGCGGCGCGACGGTCACGGTCGAGCCGGCCGCGGGGGGCGCCGCCGAGACGCTGCAGGCGGACGTGGTCCTCGTCTGCATCGGCCGGACGCCCTACACGGAGGGCCTCGGCCTCGACACGGTCGGCGTCCAGCGGGACGACAAGGGCCGGGTCCTCACCGATTCCCACTACGCCACCAACGTGACCGGGATCTACGCCATCGGCGACGTCATCGCCGGCCCGATGCTCGCCCACAAGGCCGAGGACGAGGGTGTGGCGATCGCCGAGATGCTGGCCGGCCAGTCCGGCCACGTGAACTACGGCGTGATCCCGAACGTGGTCTACACGTTCCCGGAGGTCGCCTCGGTGGGCAAGACCGAGGAGGAGCTGAAGAAGGACGGCATCGCCTACAACGCCGGCAAGTTCCCGTTCACGGCCAATGGCCGGGCCAAGGCGAACGGCACCACGGACGGGTTCGTGAAGGTGCTCGCCGACGCCCAGACCGACCGGGTGCTCGGCGTGCACATCGTCGGCGCGGATGCCGGCAACCTGATCGCCGAGGTGGCGGTAGCGATGGAGTTCGGCGCCTCGTCGGAGGATATCGCCCGCACCTGCCACGCGCACCCGACGCTGACCGAAGCCGTCAAGGAAGCCGCGCTGGCGGTGAACAAGCGCGCGATCCACGTCTGA
- a CDS encoding tyrosine recombinase XerC has product MSTHASTHETQGDRLLFPGDARLRDAVLAWIEALARERRMSSNTVEAYGRDLRQFLHHLASRQGTPTIPMLIGLKVRDIRGFMAARRADEVSGRSLMRMLAGLRSFARFLEREGFGTVSALGGVRSPKVPRRLPRPLPVSAAVALTDTAIRAGEEREPWVLARDAAVLALLYGAGLRISEALGLSRRDAPLPGVDQVTVLGKGGKQRMVPILPVVAQAVADYVAACPLPLPPEGPLFLGARGGPLSPRIIQYTVARARGALGLPESATPHALRHSFATHLLARQGELRAIQELLGHASLSTTQLYTQVDAARLMSAYAAAHPRAGH; this is encoded by the coding sequence ATGAGCACGCACGCGAGCACGCACGAGACCCAGGGCGACCGGCTGCTGTTTCCGGGTGACGCCCGCCTTCGCGACGCCGTCCTGGCCTGGATCGAGGCGCTGGCGCGGGAGCGGCGGATGTCGTCCAACACCGTCGAGGCCTACGGGCGCGACCTTCGCCAGTTCCTCCACCACCTCGCGTCCCGTCAGGGGACACCGACGATCCCGATGCTGATCGGGCTCAAGGTGCGGGACATCCGCGGCTTCATGGCCGCGCGCCGGGCCGACGAGGTCTCGGGGCGCTCGCTGATGCGCATGCTGGCAGGCCTGCGCTCCTTCGCCCGCTTCCTCGAGCGCGAGGGCTTCGGCACCGTCTCGGCCCTGGGCGGCGTGCGCTCGCCCAAGGTTCCGCGGCGGCTTCCACGCCCCCTGCCCGTCTCCGCCGCGGTGGCGCTGACCGATACCGCGATCCGCGCCGGCGAGGAGCGGGAGCCCTGGGTCCTGGCCCGGGACGCCGCCGTGCTGGCGCTGCTCTACGGCGCGGGGCTGCGCATCTCCGAGGCGCTGGGCCTGAGTCGCCGCGACGCCCCCCTGCCGGGCGTCGATCAGGTCACCGTGCTCGGCAAGGGCGGCAAGCAGCGCATGGTCCCGATCCTGCCCGTCGTGGCGCAGGCCGTGGCCGACTACGTCGCCGCCTGCCCCCTGCCGCTGCCGCCGGAGGGACCGCTGTTCCTCGGCGCCCGGGGCGGCCCGCTCTCGCCGCGCATCATCCAGTACACCGTCGCGCGCGCCCGCGGCGCCCTGGGCTTGCCCGAGAGCGCCACGCCGCACGCCCTGCGGCATTCCTTCGCGACCCATCTGCTGGCGCGCCAGGGCGAGCTGCGCGCGATCCAGGAACTCCTGGGCCACGCTTCCCTGTCCACGACGCAGCTCTACACGCAGGTCGACGCCGCCCGTCTCATGAGCGCCTACGCGGCGGCCCACCCGAGGGCCGGCCATTGA
- a CDS encoding response regulator produces the protein MIADCDPGRRVSLREIVLRFDPGAVIDEATSGQALCDILLRHRPTLAFVGLQLDDLSGPEAVAVARRAGAEPPCLVLVATRVLPHWQEIATSLGAYEVLKTPLDPSHIEQLLHADARRRAPTRALLACSTPAGRSAISRVVARSGFAIELDETDDGRHALKQLKLAAYDFAFIDVKLGGIDGLELACQIQPLGLPTRITLLTTSELEPVAQAGRYFGVDAVLRMPFYARDIDLALHNALGLRRPYLLNALTAPPAPSALLRIADLPNPRRKIA, from the coding sequence GTGATCGCGGACTGCGATCCGGGGCGCCGCGTCTCCCTGAGGGAGATCGTCCTGCGGTTCGATCCCGGCGCCGTGATCGACGAGGCGACCTCGGGTCAGGCCCTCTGCGACATCCTCCTCCGCCACCGTCCGACCCTGGCCTTCGTCGGGCTGCAGCTCGACGACCTCAGCGGTCCCGAGGCGGTCGCCGTCGCGCGTCGCGCGGGTGCGGAGCCCCCCTGCCTGGTGCTGGTGGCGACCCGCGTGCTGCCGCACTGGCAGGAGATCGCCACGAGCCTCGGGGCCTACGAGGTGCTGAAGACGCCCCTCGACCCGAGCCATATCGAGCAGCTGCTCCACGCGGATGCCCGCCGTCGCGCGCCGACACGGGCCTTGCTCGCCTGCTCGACCCCGGCCGGGCGTTCGGCGATCAGCCGCGTCGTGGCGCGCAGCGGCTTCGCGATCGAGCTCGACGAGACGGATGACGGCCGCCACGCTCTCAAGCAGCTGAAGCTCGCCGCCTACGACTTCGCCTTCATCGACGTGAAGCTCGGCGGCATCGACGGGCTCGAACTGGCCTGCCAGATCCAGCCCCTGGGCCTCCCGACCCGGATCACCCTGCTGACCACGTCCGAACTGGAGCCCGTCGCCCAGGCCGGCCGCTACTTCGGCGTCGACGCCGTGCTGCGGATGCCGTTCTACGCCCGCGACATCGATCTCGCCCTGCACAACGCGCTGGGCCTGCGCCGGCCGTACCTCCTGAACGCTCTGACGGCCCCGCCCGCGCCGAGCGCGCTGCTGCGGATCGCCGACCTGCCCAATCCCCGGCGCAAGATCGCCTGA